One genomic segment of Methanothermobacter tenebrarum includes these proteins:
- a CDS encoding adenylate kinase family protein, with translation MKMMKPIICITGTPGVGKTSISHRLSEELDGNLIEINKLAEEKDLFIGEDPVRGYKIVDIPSLCKEIINVIDDDSFNIVEGHLSHYCKICDLVIVLRLHPRILLQRLKQRGYDQRKVKENVEAEALGVCAYEAYQLHDERVHEIDSTGLSLDEVLDEIIRVLKGEKPYTFGSVDFMEWFLEGGKFLND, from the coding sequence ATGAAGATGATGAAGCCCATTATATGTATTACAGGGACGCCTGGGGTGGGTAAGACGAGCATATCCCATCGGCTTAGTGAGGAGTTAGATGGGAATTTAATCGAAATTAACAAGTTAGCTGAGGAGAAGGACCTTTTCATTGGAGAGGACCCAGTTAGGGGTTATAAGATTGTGGATATACCCTCCCTTTGTAAGGAGATCATTAATGTTATAGATGATGATTCCTTTAATATTGTGGAGGGGCATTTGTCACATTATTGCAAGATCTGCGATCTTGTAATAGTTTTAAGATTACATCCAAGGATTTTATTGCAGAGGCTGAAACAGAGAGGGTATGATCAGAGGAAGGTGAAAGAGAATGTTGAGGCTGAGGCTCTTGGAGTGTGTGCTTATGAAGCTTATCAATTACATGATGAGAGAGTCCATGAAATAGATTCTACTGGCTTATCCCTTGATGAGGTGCTAGATGAGATTATCAGAGTCCTTAAAGGCGAGAAACCTTACACATTTGGTAGTGTAGATTTCATGGAATGGTTCCTCGAGGGGGGAAAGTTTTTAAATGATTAA
- a CDS encoding ribonuclease P protein component 4: MPRRRPPWVIRIARERIDILFQLADKEFLKHPERSHRYVELARRISKKYNLRIPRKWKRRFCKSCYRFLKPGYNCRIRLSKGKIHYHCLECGRIMRFPYIREKKIRRRNKIEYHTLKKRADEKIPISNNSTDRESRNQ, encoded by the coding sequence TTGCCGAGGAGAAGGCCACCATGGGTAATAAGGATAGCTAGGGAGAGAATAGACATCCTTTTCCAGTTAGCGGATAAGGAGTTCTTGAAACATCCTGAAAGGTCCCATCGTTATGTTGAACTTGCAAGGAGGATTTCGAAAAAATATAATCTGAGAATCCCAAGGAAATGGAAAAGGAGGTTCTGTAAAAGCTGTTATAGGTTCCTGAAGCCTGGTTACAATTGTAGGATAAGATTGTCCAAGGGTAAAATACACTACCACTGCCTAGAATGTGGGAGGATTATGAGATTCCCCTACATTCGGGAAAAAAAGATTAGAAGGAGAAATAAAATTGAATATCACACACTCAAAAAAAGAGCTGATGAGAAGATCCCTATCAGCAATAACAGTACAGATAGGGAAAGCAGGAATCAATGA
- a CDS encoding YhbY family RNA-binding protein, with translation MTHSKKELMRRSLSAITVQIGKAGINEKVIKEIKRQLKDRELIRIKFAKTISSEKETYINEIIRKTNAKLIDLRGNVAIIFKKKG, from the coding sequence ATCACACACTCAAAAAAAGAGCTGATGAGAAGATCCCTATCAGCAATAACAGTACAGATAGGGAAAGCAGGAATCAATGAAAAGGTTATAAAAGAGATTAAAAGGCAATTAAAAGATAGAGAACTGATAAGAATAAAATTCGCAAAGACCATATCCTCTGAGAAGGAAACCTATATTAACGAGATCATCAGAAAAACCAATGCCAAGCTCATAGATTTAAGAGGAAACGTTGCCATAATATTCAAGAAAAAAGGATAG
- a CDS encoding 30S ribosomal protein S19e, translating to MTTVYDVPADLLINQVANELRKEKKVKPPEWVPFVKTGVHKERRPDNPDWWYVRAAALLRRVYIDGPIGVNRLRTRYGGKKDRGSRPEKFRRGSGAIIRKALQQLEEAGFIEKVEGGRKITSKGRSFLDKIASKVKDEVKELKKY from the coding sequence ATGACCACAGTCTATGATGTGCCAGCAGATTTACTCATAAATCAAGTTGCAAATGAATTACGCAAAGAAAAAAAGGTCAAACCACCAGAATGGGTGCCATTCGTTAAAACAGGCGTCCATAAAGAAAGACGCCCAGACAATCCAGATTGGTGGTATGTAAGGGCTGCAGCACTCCTCAGAAGAGTATACATTGATGGTCCGATAGGTGTGAACAGATTAAGGACAAGATACGGCGGTAAAAAAGACAGGGGTTCAAGACCTGAAAAATTCAGAAGGGGCAGCGGCGCCATTATAAGAAAGGCTCTTCAACAATTAGAAGAAGCAGGTTTCATAGAAAAGGTTGAAGGTGGGAGGAAAATAACCTCTAAAGGAAGATCATTCCTTGACAAAATCGCATCTAAGGTCAAAGACGAGGTTAAAGAACTCAAAAAATATTAA